The Ziziphus jujuba cultivar Dongzao chromosome 1, ASM3175591v1 genome segment TTCGTTGTTGTTCGGATGGATCTATTAAGCATTCAAACAATTAAGCATTCAAACAATGTTTGGCACTactggataaatatatatatatatatatattttccctaAATATATAAGGATATTCTGGGAACTTCATATAAAGATCAGTGCAAAGAGCAAAAAAGGGTCGTGCAAGCAGAAGTCCCCTCTAATAATCTGTTATGATCTGCTACGGTTTATATCTAGCCATGGCCCATGGCATCGGCCACTGAGAAAATGAATTTGTTTGGTAAAAGAGAAAGTGAATTGGTATGCATAAAATGAATTacaatacatataaattatttatggtcgAGATAGATCTTCTTAATATCAGATATagttttaactatatatatatatatattttagtgacTTAGGCAACTAaccataaattcaaaaaaaaaacaaaaaaaaaaaaacaaaaaaaaaaaatttacaataaatataAGACTGCTTATCATCATGctaaaattttttcaaagtaGAATGAGGATTCCCAATCAAGGATAAATCTCAATTAGAGACCTTAAACCAAGTAAGGGTAAAATCTTGAAGCTTCTGAAACCAGCCTCAAGGAAGAGCTTTTCCCAGTCTCTCTCGCTTCTCTCTCTTCCAGTAAGCATAAGCATCATCGAGATGTCAGAGCACAGCTTTGTTTCAGTCACTTGGTGCTCCTCTCTATCCTTGCTAATTACTATATCTATGATAATAACCTTTCCGTCATCGCTTGGAATTGCTTCTCTGCATTTCTTCAGAATCTTCAAGCATTCCTCGTCACTATAATCGTGTAAAATCAACTGTAGTCAAAATGCAAAACCCATAATTAATTCTTAGCAAGATTGTTAATTTTccgaaataataatataagattaAAACTTATAAGATTTCCAGACAAAATAgatgggaaaaaataaaataaaagggccATAACATACCTTAAGCATAATAGCATCAGCTGGAGGGATAAAGTGAAACATATCACCTCCAATAAACTTCACGTTCTCTGTGTCTGGTAAATTAGCAACAACATGGGGCAGATCAAGCACTGTGCACTTCAACCGAGGAAATGCCTCGGAGATGATCCTACAAACTTTTCCTGTACCTCCTCCTACGTCAACCAAAGAACCCAAGCCTTGGAAAACAGGTTCGCAGTCTCTAATACTCAAGTTCAGCATCCCAGAATCACTGGCCATTGCTTCATTGAATAGGCTGTTAAATGCAGGGTTCTGTTCTGCATATTCCC includes the following:
- the LOC107411834 gene encoding trans-resveratrol di-O-methyltransferase codes for the protein MDLLEGSELFQAQSHLYKHVFNYISSMSLKCAVELGIPDIIHNHGRPITLPDLVTALEIHPSKTSFVYRLMSLLVHSGFFAATLPLDKNQERGNHNEEEEAEAAYDLTPSSRLLLKDKLPCLSPLVLTLCPATLAPWQYFGNWLKGDNGTTPFEIAHGMKLWEYAEQNPAFNSLFNEAMASDSGMLNLSIRDCEPVFQGLGSLVDVGGGTGKVCRIISEAFPRLKCTVLDLPHVVANLPDTENVKFIGGDMFHFIPPADAIMLKLILHDYSDEECLKILKKCREAIPSDDGKVIIIDIVISKDREEHQVTETKLCSDISMMLMLTGRERSERDWEKLFLEAGFRSFKILPLLGLRSLIEIYP